The stretch of DNA GTGAAGGCATTATCTATTTGGATGAGTCTGAAAGCAGGTATCGTCGACTTGCCTTATGGCGGCGGTAAGGGCGGCATCATTTGCGATCCCCGCGAAATGAGTTTCCGTGAGCTTGAAGGGGTAAGCCGTGGATATGTACGGGCCATCAGTCAGATTGTAGGCCCGACGAAAGATATACCAGCACCCGATGTGATGACCAATTCCCAGATCATGGCATGGATGATGGATGAGTACAGCAGGATGGATGAATTCAACAACCCCGGTTTCATCACCGGAAAGCCGATAGTGCTCGGCGGTTCGCAGGGCAGGGAAACAGCTACCGCCAAGGGCGTTACAATCTGCTTAAGGGAAGCTGCCAAGCAAAAAGGCATCAGCATCGAAGGAGCACGGGTCGTCATCCAGGGTTTCGGGAATGCGGGCAGCTATTTGGCCAAGTTCATGCATGAAGCAGGGGCCAAGGTGATCGGTATCTCGGATGCTTATGGTGCGCTCTATGATCCGGATGGCTTGGATATCGATTATTTGCTTGATCGGCGTGACAGTTTTGGAACGGTGACCAATTTGTTCAAGTCCACCATCACCAATACGGAGTTATTGGAGCTTGATTGCGATATACTGGTGCCGGCAGCGGTGGAAAACCAGATCACCAAGGATAATGCACATAACATCAAAGCCCAAATCGTCATTGAAGCTGCGAATGGGCCGACCACGTTCGAAGCCACCGAAATATTGACCGAACGCGGCATCCTGTTAGTTCCGGATGTGCTTGCATCTGCAGGGGGCGTTACCGTCTCCTATTTCGAATGGGTGCAGAACAATCAAGGTTACTATTGGACAGAGCAGGAAGTGGAAGAAAGATTAGAGAAAGTCATGCTGAAAGGATTCCAAAATGTTTATCAGACCGCACAGACAAGGCGGGTCGATATGCGCTTGGCCGCTTATATGGTCGGTGTAAGGAAAATGGCGGAAGCTTCCAGATTCAGAGGCTGGATCTAATCCATGTAAACATGCTCTTATCCTGAAACACAAAGGATAAGAGTTTTCTCTTTTATTCAGGAAGAGATGGAAAGGGGCAGTACAATGCAAAAAGAGCAAGTGATAATAATAGGAGCAGGACCATGCGGTCTTTCCGCAGCAATCGAGCTGCAAAAAATCGGAATCGAACCGCTTCTTATCGAGAAGGGCAATGTCGTTAATTCCATTTATCGATATCCTACCCATCAGACATTTTTCAGCTCAAGCGAACGGCTGGAAATAGGCGGCATCGCCTTTGTGACCGAAATGAAGAAGCCAGTCAGGAATCAAGCGCTTGCCTATTACAGGACAGTGGCACAGCGGTGTGATTTGCGAATACATACATTCGAGCGAGTGATGCAGGTATCCGGGACCAAAGGGGATTTCACGGTAACGGCCAAGACAATCAGGGAAGAAGAGAAGCAGTACAAAGCAGATTATGTCATCGTTGCGACGGGGTACTACGATCAACCCTATCTAATGCAGGTTCCTGGTGAAGATCAGCCTCATGTATTCCATTATTTCAAGGAAGCTCATCCGTATTTCGGCAAGAATGTGACAGTGATCGGCGGGAAGAATTCCGCTGTCGATGCCGTGCTTGAACTGCATAAAGCCGGTGCCAATATCACCGCTCTATACCGCGGCAGCACGTATTCCAAAAGCGTGAAGCCGTGGATCCTGCCGGAATATGAATCGCTGGTCCGTAATGGATACATCGATCATAAATTCAATGCACATATTAAAGAGATCACAAAAACACAGGTCATTTATGAAGTGCAAGGCAAGACGCATACAGTGGATGCTGATTTCGTGTTTGCGATGACAGGCTATCGTCCGGATTTGAAGCTGCTGCAAAGCATGGGCATCTTTATCCATCCTGAGACAGGCAAGCCTGACTATGATCCGGAAACGATGGAGTCCAACGTGCCTGGTATATTCATTGCCGGCGTCATCGCAGCCGGGAATAATAACAATGAAGTATTCATCGAGAATGGTCGTTTCCATGGCGGACAGATAGCCAAAGCGATTTTCTCAAGCAACTGAAGAAAGGAAGCTGCATATGAAAGGGAAAGTCGTATTGGTAACTACAGGCGGGACGATCGCCAGTGTACCGAATGAAGAAAGCGGGAAGCTCGCTTCCGGAGAAATGACAGGTGATCAGCTGCGAAGCCAGATCGACCTGCCGAATCACATCGAAGTGAAAGTCGTGAATGCTTTGCAGAAACCCAGTATGCATATAACATTCGATGATCTGCTTACTTTAAAAGAAATCATTGACAAGCAACTGGAGGATCCGGAAGTCAAAGGTATTGTAGTCACGCATGGAACCGATTCTTTGGAAGAAACGGCTTATTTTCTTGATTTGACCATCCAGGATGCCCGGCCTGTCATCGTTACTGGTTCTCAGCGGGCCATCCATGAACTCGGATCGGATGTTTACATCAATTTGCGTCATGCCGTGCTTGCAGCCTATGATGATCAGCTGCTCGATTGCGGCACGGTGGTCGTTTTCAATGAGCGTATCTTCCCTGCAAAATATGTAAAGAAAGAACATGCCTCCAATATTCAGGGCTTCAATGCTTTTGGATTCGGTTATTTGGGCATCATCGATAACGATAAAGTATATCTTTACCAAAGACCGGTCAAACGGTATACCTATGAGCTGAAGAGGAAGCTGCCGGAAGTGGATATCATAAAGTGCTATTTACAAGCGGACGGAAAATTCATCAAAGCAGCACGTGAAGCAGGTGTGCAGGGTATCGTGCTGGAGGGCGTGGGAAGAGGGCAAGTTGCACCGAAAATGAAAGAAGAGATTCTCCTTGCCCTGCAAGATGGCATCAAAATCATCTTGACGACGGCATCGGAAGAAGGAAATGTCTATACTACCTATGATTATGAGGGAAGTGCTTATGATCTGTATAAGGCTGGTGTTCTCTTAGGTAAAGATCAGGACAGCAAGAAGGCGCGTATCGAGCTTGCTGTTGCACTTGCATCCGATCAAATGGACAGACTTCTATAGACCTCAGGACCTATTTCCTGTTTCTTTCCAGTAATATATTCCAAAAGGATTGAGCACATGGTACGATAAAGGCAGATTGTTAGTTGGAAGAGGTGCTATCATGCTTACCATCCTTTCCGCTGCGATTGCCCCAGCACTCGCGCTGCTTACCTTCTTCTATTTGAAGGATCGTTTGGAGCCCGAGCCGCTAGGCATGGTATTGCGGACTTTTCTATATGGCGCTCTGCTCGTATTTCCGATCATGTTCATTCAATATGCACTGAAAGCAGAAGGAGTCAGCACGCATCCGCTTGTTTATTCTTTCTTCACCGTCGGTTTCATGGAGGAATTCTTCAAATGGTTCATCTTCCTGTACACCGCTTTCCGGCATACGGAAATGGACTCGGTTTATGACGGCATCATATATGGTGTCAGCATAAGCTTAGGGTTTGCCACGGTGGAAAATGTTCTTTATCTATTTGCACATGGAGTTGATTATGCTTTTACACGTGCCCTTTTCCCAGTATCATCCCATGCGCTTTTCGGCGTTTTGATGGGATATTATCTCGGCCGGGCGAAATTCGGGAGCCGGCATCCCCGTCTGCGTGTGTTTGCAGCTATGGTGATACCTTTTTTACTGCATGGATTGTACGATTACATCCTGCTGGCGGTGACATTCAATTGGGTTTATATCCAGGCACCTTTCATGATCATTCTATGGATCATCGGTCTGCATAAAGTACGAGCGGCAACTCGCCATCCTATCGAACACATCCAAATGAAAGAGTCAGGCAGTTAAACTGCCGGGCTCTTTTTTTATTGCATAATATGCTCGCTCCGGAAGAAAGCTATCGGTAGTAAGATCATAGTTAGGTTGGAGGAAATGAACAATGGAATTCAGGAAGTTTCGGCTTTGTAAATTGTTTTGTGCCGCTCTGATCCTATCAGGTATCATCCTGGCGGCACCGATGCAGTCCAGTGCCTTTTCCGAACAGGTGATCCAGCACGGAGCGACAGGGGATGACGTGGTGGAACTGCAGGCCCGCTTACAATATGCAGGATTCTATAACAAAAAAATAGACGGAGTTTTCGGATGGAGTACGTATTGGGCTCTGCGCAACTTCCAATATGAGTTCGGAATGGAAGTCGACGGAGTCGCAGGGAAGCAGGCAAAGGATAAATTGGTATCCATCACCAAATATGATAAAGCCTTTGTCATGCGTCAAATCCAGGAAGGAAACACATTTACCTATTATGGAGGCACACCGCAGGAGCAGCAAGTGAAAAAGCGCGGTAACGGAGGGAATGGCGGCAATGGCGGCAATGCTAATCCGTCCAATACATCAGCGGTGAATGTTCCGAATGGGTATTCCCAGAATGATATCAAGCTGATGGCCAATGCTGTACATGGAGAAGCGAGAGGAGAGCCATACGAAGGACAGGTTGCAGTCGCAGCGGTGATCCTGAACAGGGTGGAGGATCCATCATTCCCGAACACGATTTCCGGTGTCATCTTCGAGCCAAGAGCTTTTACCGCCGTTGCAGATGGCCAAATTTGGCTGACGCCGGATGAAACAGCCGAGCAGGCGGTGATCGATGCAATCAATGGCTGGGATCCTTCCGGCGGGGCGATTTATTATTTCAATCCGAATACAGCCACGTCACCTTGGATTTGGTCGAGACCTCAGATCAAAACGATAGGTGAGCATATTTTCTGTATGTAGAAAGGAGAGCGAAGAATGTATAAATGGGTGATAATCGGCGTTCTTGCTTTGGCACTAACAGGGACAGCCATTTGGGGAATGAACGAACGCCAGGAAAAGAATGACATCAGGATGCAGGCAGAAAACAACTATCAGCGTTCCTTCCACGAGCTGACTTACCGGATCGATACGCTGCATGATAAAATCGGAGCGACGCTGGCGATGAATTCAAGGGATTCCCTGTCACCGCAATTGGCGGAGATTTGGCGGTTATCCTCAGAGGCACATACGGATGTGGGTCAGCTTCCGCTAGCACTGCTGCCGTTTGAAAAAACAGAGAAATTCTTGACCAATATCGGGGATTTTACGTATAAAACGGCCGTAAGGGATTTGGACAAGGAGCCTTTGTCCGAGGAAGAAATGCAGCGGTTGGAGAAGCTGCATGATAATGCGGGACAAATCAAGGATGAGCTCCGGAATGTCCAAAATACCGTCCTGGGCAATAATCTGCAGTGGACCGATGTAGAAATGGCGCTGTCGGATGATGAACCGGATCACTCGGATAACGCCATCATCTCAAGTTTCGAGACTGTGGAGAACAGCTCGGGCGGATTCAATGAAGAGAAGGACTTTAACAATGGGGCTTTGCCTGCCTCCAACGAAGAGCATAAATTCGAGGGAGTCACCGGTGAGCGAATCAACCAGAAACAAGCGAAAACAATAGCAGCCAAGGCCTTTGATTTAAACACAATCAGTGGTATCAGCGCCGGAAAATCAGGCAAGGGGTCGGATGTACCGCTTTACAGCCTTTCCTACCAAAAGGACGGTGAGAGCGGCTATGCTGATATCAGTCAAAAAGGGGGCCATATCCTCACTTTGATGATGCAGCGGGATCGGGAAGAACCGAAACTGGGTTTGCATGATGCGCAGCAAAAAGCGGAGGATTTCCTTCAAAAACAGAAATTGACGGATATGGAAATGGTCCAGAGCAGCCAGTATGACTCCGTCGGAATTTTCTTCTTTGTGCCAGTCCAAAACGATGTGCGCATTTATCCGGATATCGTCCAGGTCAAGGTTGCGCTCGATAATGGCGATATTCTGGGATATAATGCCCGTGACTATTTCATGAATCATCACGAGCGTGAAATAGGGAAACCGAAGCTGACGGAGGAACAAGCGACAGAGAAACTCAACCAGAACGTCCAAGTCCAGGAAACCCATCTTGCTTTGATCGAGAACGATACACATGAAGAAACCCTTGTTTATGAAATCATGGGGACACGCAATGACGAAACGTACCGTATCTATGTAAATGCCGATACAGGCCGGGAAGAAGAAATCGAGAAACAAACGACGACAGAAGCACGTTTCTTGCAAAGTACGTAAAGGGGAATGGCGAACAGCCTTCCCCTTTTTGATTATTTTTGCAATAATAGGAAGAAAGAACGATTATAGGGAAGAGGAGAGGCGTTTGCTGAAAATCGGTAGTACTTTAGCATTAGAAAAAACGGATATTTCAACTAATGGGAATCGCCTGCGTTACCGGGCCAAAGTAATCGACTTGGCTGAAGATACGATTTATATCGACTACCCGGTCAATGAAGAGACAAACCGGACAGATATCTTTCCGATTGGAACGGCATTCAAGGCCTTATATGTAACGGAAAAAGACGAAGCCTATACATTCGGAACGATGCTGAAGGGCAGGGAAACGCTGAAAGTGCCTGCCTTGAAGCTATCGATGCCAAAGGAAGAAGAAATCAGTAAAATACAGCGTCGTCAATATGTACGGATATCTGTAAGCACGGATGTGGCAATCCATGGTGAAGAATCGGATATCCCCCCTGTCTCCTCCATCACGCTTGATATTAGCGGAGGCGGTTTATCCATGCTGCTGCCCGAAAATCACGGGTTCCGAGAAAAAATGAAGGTGAAGCTGTATATCGCCTATACCTTGCAAAAAGAAGGGCCTGCTTTCTTGACTGTCCCCGGGCAGATTGTCCGCATCGTCCGGAATGAAAAATCCGGCAAGGTCATTGCCAGTATTCAGTTCGATGATATCCAGGAAAGGGACAGACAAGCAATCATTCGTTTTTGCTTCGAGCGTCAGCGGGAGCAGCGCAAAAAAGGACTGCGGATGAGGTAGAGTTCAAATAGACCAAGCCGCCATCCTATGTTATGCTTTATTAGGTTTTATTTCCGATTACGAAGAGAAAAAGGATTGAATTGAATGAAGTCAAAAAATATCGCTATCGCAATTGATGGACCTGCTGCTGCAGGCAAGAGCACCGTATCCAAGCTTGTTGCCAAGAAATTGCAATTTGTCTATGTGGATACGGGTGCCATGTACCGCGCACTTACACTGACAGCGCTCGAAGCGGGAGCTGACTTGGAATCAGAGGATGCACTGCTATCCTTGCTGCAAGGGATAGATATCGTCCTGATGCAGCATGAAGACGGTCAGAAAGTGCTTGTGAACAATAATGATGTGACAGAAGCAATCCGCACGAACGAAGTGACCAATAATGTATCCATCGTCGCCAAACACCCGCTTGTAAGGGAAGAAATGGTGAAACGCCAGCAAAATCTCGCGGCTGATACCGGCATCGTCATGGACGGCCGTGACATCGGGACCCGCGTCCTCCCGAATGCCGAAGTGAAGATTTTTATGATCGCATCGGTAGAGGAGCGAGCGGAGCGTCGTTATAAAGAAAATATCGCCAAAGGTTTCGAGGCGGACCTGGAGAAGCTGAAGGAAGAAATAAGGCTGCGGGACAAGCTCGACTCCGAGAGGGAAGCATCCCCGCTTGTAAAAGCGGAAGACGCTGTTGAAATCGATACGACTTCCTTATCGATCGAGGGAGTTGTCGATAAGATCCTCGAAACTGTTTACGATGTGATTGGAAGATAAGGAGAGGGGATTATGTCATTATATTCCATTGGTAAAGTGATTGTAAGTGCGGTCCTCTATCCGATTTTTCGTATAAAGGTATATGGTAAGGAGCATGTTCCAAAGGAAGGTCCGGTACTGGTCTGTTCCAACCATATCTCCAATTTCGATCCGCCCGTCTTGGGGGTCACTTGTCCAAGGGAAATTGCCTTCATGGGAAAAAGTGAGCTATTCAAATTCAAGCCGCTCGGGTTCCTTTTGAAACACTTGAATGTTTTCCCGGTAAAACGAGGCATGCAGGATCGGGGTGCGCTGCGTGCGGGCTTGGATATCCTGGCAGAAGGCAAGACGATGGGATTATTTCCAGAGGGCACCCGAAGCAAGGATGGCAAACTCGGTAAGCCGCTTCCGGGAATCGGATTCTTTGCGATGCGTTCGGAAGCGAAAATCGTCCCTTGTGCGATTATCGGCTCCTACAAAGGGGTAAAAGCATTGAAAGTCGTCTATGGTCCGCCTATCGAAATGGAAGAACTGCGCGAAAGAAAAGCATCAGCGAAAGAAGTGTCGCAGGTGATCATGGACGAAATCCAGCTTCTGATAAACAAGCATGTCGGATAGATGCCCTATCACTTGACAAATATCTTCAAATGTTAGAAGTTAGAAAAAAGGACATTTTTATGTTTTTTTACTTATGTTTTGTCTCGTAAACTGAAGGAGGTCTCTTTGATGGATGAAATGAATGAGCAAGCTACGGATTTCAAGGAATTGTCTGTAGGCGATACTGTAACCGGCAAAGTGGTGAAAGTAGAAGATAAACAAGCTTTGGTAGACATCGGCTACAAAGTGGAAGGTATCCTGCCAATCAGCGAATTATCCAGTCTTCACGTTGAGCGCGCTGCTGACGCAGTAAGCGAAGGTGAAGAGTTGACACTAAAAGTGAAAAAAGTGGATGACGAGGAAGTTGTCCTTTCCAAGCGTGCAGTTACAGCTGAACTTGCTTGGGAGGACCTGGAAGCGAAATTCGAATCCGGTGAAGTCTTCGAAGCAGAAGTCAAGGAAGTCGTCAAAGGCGGCCTTGTAGTGGATGTCGGCCTTCGCGGATTCATCCCTGCCTCACTCGTGGAAACATACTTTGTCGAAGAGTTCGAAGGGTACAAAGGCCAGCCGCTTACGCTGAAAGTGGTCGAGCTTGACCGTGAACAGAACCGTGTCATCCTTTCCCACCGTGCAGTGGTGGAGGAAGAAGAAGCTTCCAAGAAGCAGGAAGTGCTTGACAGCCTGGAAGCTGGCCAGGTGATCGACGGAACAGTCCAGCGTCTGACTGACTTTGGTGTCTTCGTCAGCATCGGCGGCGGGATCGATGGCCTTGTACACATTTCCCAGCTTTCCCACGAACACGTGGAAAAAGCTTCTGATGTTGTTACAGAAGGCCAGGAAATCAAAGTCAAAGTGCTTAGTGTCGACAAAGACAGCGAGCGCATCAGCCTATCCCTGAAAGAGACACTCCCTGGACCATGGGAAAACATCAGTGACCGTGCACAAGCAGGTGACGTGCTGGAAGGTGAAGTGAAACGTCTGGTAAGCTTCGGTGCATTCGTCGAAGTATTCCCGGGTGTCGAAGGCCTTGTCCATATTTCCCAAATCGCCAACCGTCATATCGGTACGCCGCAGGAAGTGCTTGAGCCAGGACAAAAGGTACAAGTGAAAGTCCTTGATGTAAATGAAGCTGAAAAGCGCATGAGCCTGAGCATCAAGGAATTGGAACAAGATGAAAATGATGCTGTCATCAAAGAATATGAAAAAGAAGAGGAGCATTCCGGCTTCCAGCTTGGAGATATTCTAGGTGATAAATTGAACAAGTATAAGCAATAAGATAAAAGACCAAGTTTGCTCCAGGGCAGCCTTGGTCTTTTTTTGTGCCCAACGTATAGTTTTCCCTTTCTCTTGTCATAATGCAGATAAAAGGAGGGGGAATCATGGATGGGTTTTACTTTTATTGGGCAGCTTGGATCAGCTGGGTCCTGGTGACTTTCTTTATGAGGCATTCGATGGCAAGGACATTGTTCGGATTTGCCATTTTGCTGACGATTTCATTATCTGGTTTCTCTTTTGATTTTGCTGGTCATCGTATCTTTGCAACCGTTTTTTTGCTTGCAGTCATCGGCTATTTATTCATTTTTGCCAGTAAACGAGTGGGACGCGGCACCTTCGGAAGTATTTGCCTGGGGATCGGTTATACGGGCATGCTGCTTTGGGAACTGACAAATCCGGCCGCACTGCTGATACCGCGCATCCTATTATTCGCTCTGGCTTTATTCGCGCTCGTCCTCTATCTGACCAGGGATTTTTACCTGCAGCTTGGCATCATTTGCTTAGGCTTTGCCATCGGGGAAGTGACCTATCTATTTCTATTGGATATCTATGGACTCCACCAGGAAGCAGGCGGCTTCAAAGCAATGGATGTGCTGGGCATCGTTTTATTATTGCTGATATTCACAAAGCTTGCGGGGCAGCTGCGCACTCATCTGCGGAATAAATCGAAATGGACAGCCAAACGTACTTGATGTCGAAAAATATTGTTTCCCTAGGTCGCTTTTGCTAG from Terribacillus sp. FSL K6-0262 encodes:
- a CDS encoding Glu/Leu/Phe/Val dehydrogenase, with the protein product MADKAAESTNNKHRDLLESTQRVVQSALKKLGYPEEVYELLKEPVRLMTVRIPVRMDDGSTKIFTGYRAQHNDAVGPTKGGVRFHPEVSENEVKALSIWMSLKAGIVDLPYGGGKGGIICDPREMSFRELEGVSRGYVRAISQIVGPTKDIPAPDVMTNSQIMAWMMDEYSRMDEFNNPGFITGKPIVLGGSQGRETATAKGVTICLREAAKQKGISIEGARVVIQGFGNAGSYLAKFMHEAGAKVIGISDAYGALYDPDGLDIDYLLDRRDSFGTVTNLFKSTITNTELLELDCDILVPAAVENQITKDNAHNIKAQIVIEAANGPTTFEATEILTERGILLVPDVLASAGGVTVSYFEWVQNNQGYYWTEQEVEERLEKVMLKGFQNVYQTAQTRRVDMRLAAYMVGVRKMAEASRFRGWI
- a CDS encoding YpdA family putative bacillithiol disulfide reductase is translated as MQKEQVIIIGAGPCGLSAAIELQKIGIEPLLIEKGNVVNSIYRYPTHQTFFSSSERLEIGGIAFVTEMKKPVRNQALAYYRTVAQRCDLRIHTFERVMQVSGTKGDFTVTAKTIREEEKQYKADYVIVATGYYDQPYLMQVPGEDQPHVFHYFKEAHPYFGKNVTVIGGKNSAVDAVLELHKAGANITALYRGSTYSKSVKPWILPEYESLVRNGYIDHKFNAHIKEITKTQVIYEVQGKTHTVDADFVFAMTGYRPDLKLLQSMGIFIHPETGKPDYDPETMESNVPGIFIAGVIAAGNNNNEVFIENGRFHGGQIAKAIFSSN
- a CDS encoding asparaginase; the encoded protein is MKGKVVLVTTGGTIASVPNEESGKLASGEMTGDQLRSQIDLPNHIEVKVVNALQKPSMHITFDDLLTLKEIIDKQLEDPEVKGIVVTHGTDSLEETAYFLDLTIQDARPVIVTGSQRAIHELGSDVYINLRHAVLAAYDDQLLDCGTVVVFNERIFPAKYVKKEHASNIQGFNAFGFGYLGIIDNDKVYLYQRPVKRYTYELKRKLPEVDIIKCYLQADGKFIKAAREAGVQGIVLEGVGRGQVAPKMKEEILLALQDGIKIILTTASEEGNVYTTYDYEGSAYDLYKAGVLLGKDQDSKKARIELAVALASDQMDRLL
- the prsW gene encoding glutamic-type intramembrane protease PrsW, which produces MLTILSAAIAPALALLTFFYLKDRLEPEPLGMVLRTFLYGALLVFPIMFIQYALKAEGVSTHPLVYSFFTVGFMEEFFKWFIFLYTAFRHTEMDSVYDGIIYGVSISLGFATVENVLYLFAHGVDYAFTRALFPVSSHALFGVLMGYYLGRAKFGSRHPRLRVFAAMVIPFLLHGLYDYILLAVTFNWVYIQAPFMIILWIIGLHKVRAATRHPIEHIQMKESGS
- the sleB gene encoding spore cortex-lytic enzyme, coding for MQSSAFSEQVIQHGATGDDVVELQARLQYAGFYNKKIDGVFGWSTYWALRNFQYEFGMEVDGVAGKQAKDKLVSITKYDKAFVMRQIQEGNTFTYYGGTPQEQQVKKRGNGGNGGNGGNANPSNTSAVNVPNGYSQNDIKLMANAVHGEARGEPYEGQVAVAAVILNRVEDPSFPNTISGVIFEPRAFTAVADGQIWLTPDETAEQAVIDAINGWDPSGGAIYYFNPNTATSPWIWSRPQIKTIGEHIFCM
- the ypeB gene encoding germination protein YpeB, which translates into the protein MYKWVIIGVLALALTGTAIWGMNERQEKNDIRMQAENNYQRSFHELTYRIDTLHDKIGATLAMNSRDSLSPQLAEIWRLSSEAHTDVGQLPLALLPFEKTEKFLTNIGDFTYKTAVRDLDKEPLSEEEMQRLEKLHDNAGQIKDELRNVQNTVLGNNLQWTDVEMALSDDEPDHSDNAIISSFETVENSSGGFNEEKDFNNGALPASNEEHKFEGVTGERINQKQAKTIAAKAFDLNTISGISAGKSGKGSDVPLYSLSYQKDGESGYADISQKGGHILTLMMQRDREEPKLGLHDAQQKAEDFLQKQKLTDMEMVQSSQYDSVGIFFFVPVQNDVRIYPDIVQVKVALDNGDILGYNARDYFMNHHEREIGKPKLTEEQATEKLNQNVQVQETHLALIENDTHEETLVYEIMGTRNDETYRIYVNADTGREEEIEKQTTTEARFLQST
- a CDS encoding PilZ domain-containing protein translates to MLKIGSTLALEKTDISTNGNRLRYRAKVIDLAEDTIYIDYPVNEETNRTDIFPIGTAFKALYVTEKDEAYTFGTMLKGRETLKVPALKLSMPKEEEISKIQRRQYVRISVSTDVAIHGEESDIPPVSSITLDISGGGLSMLLPENHGFREKMKVKLYIAYTLQKEGPAFLTVPGQIVRIVRNEKSGKVIASIQFDDIQERDRQAIIRFCFERQREQRKKGLRMR
- the cmk gene encoding (d)CMP kinase, with product MKSKNIAIAIDGPAAAGKSTVSKLVAKKLQFVYVDTGAMYRALTLTALEAGADLESEDALLSLLQGIDIVLMQHEDGQKVLVNNNDVTEAIRTNEVTNNVSIVAKHPLVREEMVKRQQNLAADTGIVMDGRDIGTRVLPNAEVKIFMIASVEERAERRYKENIAKGFEADLEKLKEEIRLRDKLDSEREASPLVKAEDAVEIDTTSLSIEGVVDKILETVYDVIGR
- a CDS encoding lysophospholipid acyltransferase family protein, with protein sequence MSLYSIGKVIVSAVLYPIFRIKVYGKEHVPKEGPVLVCSNHISNFDPPVLGVTCPREIAFMGKSELFKFKPLGFLLKHLNVFPVKRGMQDRGALRAGLDILAEGKTMGLFPEGTRSKDGKLGKPLPGIGFFAMRSEAKIVPCAIIGSYKGVKALKVVYGPPIEMEELRERKASAKEVSQVIMDEIQLLINKHVG
- the rpsA gene encoding 30S ribosomal protein S1, yielding MDEMNEQATDFKELSVGDTVTGKVVKVEDKQALVDIGYKVEGILPISELSSLHVERAADAVSEGEELTLKVKKVDDEEVVLSKRAVTAELAWEDLEAKFESGEVFEAEVKEVVKGGLVVDVGLRGFIPASLVETYFVEEFEGYKGQPLTLKVVELDREQNRVILSHRAVVEEEEASKKQEVLDSLEAGQVIDGTVQRLTDFGVFVSIGGGIDGLVHISQLSHEHVEKASDVVTEGQEIKVKVLSVDKDSERISLSLKETLPGPWENISDRAQAGDVLEGEVKRLVSFGAFVEVFPGVEGLVHISQIANRHIGTPQEVLEPGQKVQVKVLDVNEAEKRMSLSIKELEQDENDAVIKEYEKEEEHSGFQLGDILGDKLNKYKQ